GCAGGGAGACTGCGTTTCAACTTTATCAATATGCTGTGTTTAAACGACGTTTGCTACCATCCGCCCGCCGCATTGCATCCCATTCTAAAAGATATCAATTTAGAATTAGCTCCCCAACAACTCGGTTTGATAATTGGCCCTAGTGGCTCTGGTAAAACCACTCTGTTAGAAATCCTTTCCGGCCTGGCAGAACCGACCAGCGGTCATATCCGTTGGCAAACCCAGGAGTTAACTCCTCTCCACCTCCAGCAGCTCTGTGGTTTAGTGTTCCAGTTCCCAGAGCGTCATTTCTGCGGTGGCACCCTGCTAGAGGAATTGCGTTTGGGACATCCGGAGCTTCCCCGCAGCCGCATTGCAGAGACCCTACAAGAGGTTGGTCTGGGTCATTGCCCTTGGAATCTTTCACCCCAAGCCCTCAGTGGTGGCCAACAAAGACGGTTGTCCTTAGCCGTGCAATTAATTCGCCAACCCAATATTCTTCTCCTCGATGAACCTACCGCAGGCCTAGATTGGTCGATGCGTCAACAATTAGCCAATCTACTAATCAAATTAAAAGACCATTGGGGACTTCTTGTTGTGACCCATGATCCAGGAGAACTAACGGCGATCGCCGACCAATGTTGGCGTTTAGAAAGAGGCAGCTTAACTCCCCAAAACCCCTGAAATATAGCAGGAAAAACAAAAACTCCCTCGGCTATACGAAAACCGAAGAAGTTCTTAGAAAATGAAAGTATATTTCTAATCTCAGTGCCAACAATCGACTAACGACGACGGGAACGCTGTCTTCTGCGGGTTGCTTCCTTGCGTTTATGCTTTTCTTGCGGCGTTTCAAAAAATTGATGCTTTTTGAAATCTGTATAGATGCCAGCCTTAGCGACCTGACGCTTAAAGCGGCGTAGCGCGGATTCAATTGGTTCGTTTTGACCTACAACAACTTGAGTCATCTGAGAGTTTTAAACCTCCTGGGTTAACAACAAAAGGGAGCTAGGGGAATAAATATCCGAAAATTTCTACAAAGCCCACATTAGACTTCTACCAATTCTATCATTCCCCCCGTTGACAATCTCCATTAGTCCAAGCCAGAGAAAATATTATCGCCATTTCCCGGACTATAATTTTGAACCTGACTTTAATATGGCCAAAAGCTCCCCAAGTAAAATGGAGAGCTTCAGATCAAAGAAAGAGGAACTTGGCATCGGACTATTGTGCCGTGGGGCAACCCCCAGAGTATCGTCGCCGCTGTCACATTTCACAACCGAGTGCGGGATGGGATCGGAGTGGTTCCATGACGCTAAAGACACCAAGAAAGATTTTTGGGTTTTGCTGAGAAGAAACCCAGAAGACTGCACAAGAAAAGAGAAAGAAAAATGAAGAATAAAGGTCAAGCCCTCGGTCTATTAGTACTCCTCGACTTCATCCATTACTGGACTTCCATCTAGAGCCTATCAACGGGTAGTCTTCCCGTGACCTTACTGGCTTAACACCATGAGAGTACTCATCTTGAGGTGGGCTTCCCACTTAGATGCTTTCAGCGGTTATCCACTCCGCACTTGGCTACCCTGCGTTTACCGTTGGCACGATAACAGGTACACCAGAGGTGCGTACTTCCCGGTCCTCTCGTACTAAGGAAGTCTCCTCTCAATACTCTTACGCCTACACCGGATATGGACCGAACTGTCTCACGACGTTCTGAACCCAGCTCACGTACCGCTTTAATGGGCGAACAGCCCAACCCTTGGGACGTACTACCGCCCCAGGTTGCGATGAGCCGACATCGAGGTGCCAAACCTCCGCGTCGATGTGAACTCTTGGCGGAGATCAGCCTGTTATCCCTAGAGTAACTTTTATCCGTTGAGCGACGGCCCTTCCACTCAGTGCCGTCGGATCACTAAAGCCGACTTTCGTCCCTGTTTGACTTGTCAGTCTCACAGTCAAGCTTCCTTCTGCTTTTACACTCTTCGGCTGATTTCCAACCAGCCTGAGGAAACCTTTGCGCGCCTCCGTTACCTTTTAGGAGGCGACCGCCCCAGTCAAACTGCCCACCTGAAATTGTCCTTCTCCCGGATAACGGGAACAAGTTAGAATTCTAGCCTCACCAGAGTGGTATCTCACCGTTGACTCCATTACTCCCACAAGAGCAACTTCATAGTCTCCCACCTATCCTGCGCAAGCAAAGCCCGAACCCAATTCCAAGCTACAGTAAAGCTTCATAGGGTCTTTCTGTCCAGGTGCAGGGAGTCCGTATCTTCACAGACAATCCTATTTCGCCGAGCCTCTCTCCGAGACAGTGCCCAGATCGTTACGCCTTTCGTGCGGGTCGGAACTTACCCGACAAGGAATTTCGCTACCTTAGGACCGTTATAGTTACGGCCGCCGTTCACCGGGGCTTCAGTCGCTAGCTTCAGGATTACTCCCTGACCAACTTCCTTAACCTTCCGGCACTGGGCAGGCGTCAGCCCCCATACTGCGTCTTACGACTTTGCGGAGACCTGTGTTTTTGGTAAACAGTCGCCTGGGCCTATTCACTGCGACCTCCATTGCTGGAGGCACCCCTTCTCCCGAAGTTACGGGGTAATTTTGCCGAGTTCCTTAGAGAGAGTTACCTCGCGCCCCTTAGTATTCTCTACCTTCCTACCTGTGTCGGTTTCGGGTACAGGTGACTATAAATTAACGTGGTTCGGGCTTTTCTTGGAAGCTTGACATCATGCACTTCGTCTCCGTAGAGACTCCCCATCACACCTCTGCTCAAGACGTTTTCGCCGTCTCTCATCGCCTCGAATGCTTGGACTGGTAACCAACTTCCAGTTGCACTAGCCTTCTCCGTCCCCCGCCACAATCTATAATCAGTACCGGAATATTGACCGGTTGTCCATCGACTACGCCTCTCGGCCTCGCCTTAGGTCCTGACTAACCCTCCGCGGACGAGCCTTCCGGAGGAACCCTTAGGATTTCGGGGTATGGGATTCTCACCCATATTTTCGCTACTCAAGCCGACATTCTCACTTCTGTACTGTCCACACCTGCTTGCCGCTAGTGCTTCACCCTATACAGAACGCTCCCCTACCACTCATATCTGAGTCCACAGCTTCGGTACATCACTTAGCCCCGTTCATTTTCGGCGCAGGAGCGCTTGACCAGTGAGCTATTACGCACTCTTTTAAGGATTGCTGCTTCTAGGCAAACCTCCTGGTTGTCAATGCACTCCCACCTCCTTTCTCACTTAGTGATGATTTGGGGACCTTAGCTGGTGGTCTGGGCTGTTTCCCTTTCGACGATGAAGCTTATCCCCCACCGTCTTACTGGTCGTTTCTTCTTGGGTATTCTGAGTTTGCCTCACTTTGGTACAGCTCTCGCCGCCCGCAGCGAAACAGTGCTTTACCCCCCAAGTTGACTTTACAACCGCTGCGCCTAAACACATTTCGGGGAGAACCAGCTAGCTCCGGGTTCGATTGGCATTTCACCCCTAACCACAGCTCATCCGCTAATTTTTCAACATTAGTCGGTTCGGACCTCCACTTAGTGTTACCTAAGCTTCATCCTGGCCATGGTTAGATCACCCGGGTTCGGGTCTACAAATTGTGACTAACGCCCTATTCAGGCTCGCTTTCACTTTGGCTTCGGTGCAACACACCTTAACCTGCCACAACCTGTAAGTCGCCGGCTCATTCTTCAACAGGCACACGGTCACTCGTTTAATCGAGCTCCCATTGCTTGTAGGCTAACGGTTTCATGTTCTATTTCACTCCCCTCAACGGGGTTCTTTTCACCTTTCCCTCGCGGTACTTTACGCTATCGGTCACACAGTAGTATTTAGCCTTACCGGGTGGTCCCGGCTGATTCAATCGGAATTCCACGAGCTCCGACCTACTCGGGATACAGCTAGGCTGATTCAATTTTCGACTACAGGACTTTCACCTCCTCTGGTGCAGTTTTCAGCTGCTTCGTCTAATCTACTCAGTCCACGTTGCTGTCCCACGACCCCAATCTTCGAAAAGATTGGTTTAGGCTGTTCCCCGTTCGCTCGCCGCTACTTGGAGAATCACTTTTGTTTTCTTTTCCTCTAGCTACTAAGATGTTTCAGTTCACTAGGTTTGCTCTCTCCCGCCTATTTTATTCAGCGGGTAGTTCACTTGGGTTGCCCCATTCGGACACCTCCGGATCAATGCTTGTTTCCAGCTCCCCGAAGCGTTTCGTCGGTAACCACGTCCTTCTTCGCCTCTGTGTGCCAAGGTATCCACCGTTAGCCCTTTGTAGCTTGACCTTTTTAAGATCTTCTTTTTGCTAACTAGGATCATCTTTCCCCCTACCTTCACCGCCCTTCAGTCTCACACTCAGCCAAAAGCCTTGTGGTTAACATCAAAACGGTTAGGAAGAGCAAGATTTTCCCTGCTTTCTCTTTTCTTTATGCAGTTTTCAAGGTCCTTACTGGACTTACATCCAGCATTCCCTCTGACTCTCATCAGACAGGATGCTGAAGGGTTTATCCTTCTCTTTGGCTTTTTTGGTTAGGTGGGCCATTCTGGACTTGAACCAGAGACCTCACCCTTATCAGGGGTGCGCTCTAACCAGCTGAGCTAATAGCCCTTGCCTTTTACCTCGCCTAGGCAATAGTTTGAAAGACTTCTACTCTTTAACCTCTCGGTTAATCCCTTGCTCGACCTTTTGGTTGACCAACTTCTCTCTATTTGCACTTTGCTTTCAAGATGAAGGGGTAAAGGTCTCCCTTAAAGGAGGTGATCCAGCCACACCTTCCGGTACGGCTACCTTGTTACGACTTCACCCCAGTCACTAGCCCTGCCTTCGGCGCCCTCCTCCCTAAGGTTAGAGTAACGACTTCGGGCGTGACCAGCTCCCATGGTGTGACGGGCGGTGTGTACAAGGCCCGGGAACGAATTCACCGCAGTATTCTGACCTGCGATTACTAGCGATTCCTCCTTCATGCAGGCGAGTTGCAGCCTGCAATCTGAACTGAGGCCGGGTTTGATGGGATTCGCTTACTCTCGCGAGCTCGCTGCCCGTTGTCCCGACCATTGTAGTACGTGTGTAGCCCAAGGCGTAAGGGGCATGATGACTTGACGTCATCCCCACCTTCCTCCGGTTTGTCACCGGCAGTCTCTCTAGAGTGCCCAACTTAATGATGGCAACTAAAAACGAGGGTTGCGCTCGTTGCGGGACTTAACCCAACATCTCACGACACGAGCTGACGACAGCCATGCACCACCTGTCTCCTGGCTCCCTAAGGCACTCCCACGTTTCCGCAGGATTCCAGGGATGTCAAGCCTTGGTAAGGTTCTTCGCGTTGCATCGAATTAAACCACATACTCCACCGCTTGTGCGGGCCCCCGTCAATTCCTTTGAGTTTCACACTTGCGTGCGTACTCCCCAGGCGGGATACTTAACGCGTTAGCTTCGGCACGGCTCGGGTCGATACAAGCCACGCCTAGTATCCATCGTTTACGGCTAGGACTACAGGGGTATCTAATCCCTTTCGCTACCCTAGCTTTCGTCCCTCAGTGTCAGTTTCAGCCCAGTAGCACGCTTTCGCCACCGATGTTCTTCCCAATATCTACGCATTTCACCGCTACACTGGGAATTCCTGCTACCCCTACTGTACTCTAGTCTTGCAGTTTCCACCGCTCCTATGGAGTTAAGCTCCATTCTTTAACGGCAGACTTGCATAACCACCTACGGACGCTTTACGCCCAATAATTCCGGATAACGCTTGCATCCTCCGTATTACCGCGGCTGCTGGCACGGAGTTAGCCGATGCTTATTCATCAGGTACCGTCAGAACTTCTTCCCTGATAAAAGAGGTTTACAATCCAAGGACCTTCCTCCCTCACGCGGTATTGCTCCGTCAGGCTTTCGCCCATTGCGGAAAATTCCCCACTGCTGCCTCCCGTAGGAGTCTGGGCCGTGTCTCAGTCCCAGTGTGGCTGCTCATCCTCTCAGACCAGCTACTGATCGTTGCCATGGTAGGCTCTTACCCCACCATCTAGCTAATCAGACGCGAGCCCATCTTCAGACGATAAATCTTTCACCTTTCGGCACATTGGGTATTAGCAGTCGTTTCCAACTGTTGTCCCCATTCTGAAGGTAGGTTCTCACGTGTTACTCACCCGTCCGCCACTAAGTTCCGAAGAACTCCGTTCGACTTGCATGTGTTAGGCATACCGCCAGCGTTCATCCTGAGCCAGGATCAAACTCTCCATTGTGTTAAAAATAACCAATTTATAAGTTTCGGCTCTTTTCTATTGCTATTTCTTCCGACTTGAGTTACACTCTTTGTCAA
The genomic region above belongs to Synechocystis sp. PCC 6803 substr. PCC-P and contains:
- a CDS encoding ABC transporter ATP-binding protein, with product MLCLNDVCYHPPAALHPILKDINLELAPQQLGLIIGPSGSGKTTLLEILSGLAEPTSGHIRWQTQELTPLHLQQLCGLVFQFPERHFCGGTLLEELRLGHPELPRSRIAETLQEVGLGHCPWNLSPQALSGGQQRRLSLAVQLIRQPNILLLDEPTAGLDWSMRQQLANLLIKLKDHWGLLVVTHDPGELTAIADQCWRLERGSLTPQNP
- the rpsU gene encoding 30S ribosomal protein S21, producing the protein MTQVVVGQNEPIESALRRFKRQVAKAGIYTDFKKHQFFETPQEKHKRKEATRRRQRSRRR